The Leptospira mtsangambouensis genomic sequence CGCGCCCATAGTTTCTCCTTTGTGACGTTTGACCATACGAGATGAGGAAAAAGAGAAAAGGGTTTTTTGAATCTCTGTAAAAAAAAATGAAATCTTTTGTTTATGAATCCACTCGTTCTACGGTAAAAGTCAGATTTTCCCGAGATAAAATTCGAACATAGTTTCCTTTGGTTATTTTGGAATCGTTAGAAACAGCATCCCAAAGGGTACCTTGGAACCTTATTTTTCCTCCGTGCCTTTGCACTAAAATATCAGTTTCTACAGGCACAATTTGGTTTAAAAAATCATCTTTGACAAAAGGATCTACAGAAGATTCTGATTTAAAAAAACGTCGGACGGCAGACCCACCCAGAAGGATAGAAACCAAACTCGAAACCACCCAAACAACCACTTGGGAATAAAACTCCATTGGTACGAGACGAGCCAGAATCCCAGTAAAAATGGCTCCAATTCCTAAAAACATCACAAAGGTTCCCGGCAAAAGGAATTCCGAAAACAAAAGTGTGAGCCCAAGAAAAATCCAGACATAAGGTGAGTTTGTGAAAATAAAATCCAAAAGAAACCTCTAAAGAATAGGAACAATGGATTCTAAGCAAAGGCAAGAAAAATAATACTTTGATTTCGGAGGAAGGGTTAGAACCTGTCTTGTGTGAAACGAATTTTTTTCATCTTAGTCGGAGTTTTACTCGTCCTCCAATTTTTTCCCATCGATCGCTCCAATCCTCCCGTCAAAGCAGAGATCCAAACCAGTGCAGAGACCAAAGAAATCTTGAAGCGTAGTTGTTATGATTGCCATTCGAACGAAACAATTTGGCCAGCGTATTCCTATATTTTTCCCGCATCCTTACTCATTTCCCACCATGTGGAAGAAGGAAGAGACGAATTAAATTTTTCCGAGTTTGGACTTCTAACGCAAAAAAAACAAAACAAAAAGATCTATGAAATTTGGGAACAAGTTGAGGAAGGTGAGATGCCTCCCAAAGACTATCTATTGTTACACCCAAGTGCTAGGTTATCTGACAAAGATAAAGAAATCTTAAAACAATGGTCGGATCGTTTTAGTGAGGATTCGGAATGAAAGAGAAAAAATTATGGGGTGGTCGTTTTGACGCACCACCTTCATCTCTGATGATTCGCATTGGTGAGTCGATTAGTTTTGATAAAGAACTGTATGCGCACGATATTGAAGGTTCCATATCCCATTCTCGAATGTTAAAACGTATTGGAATCCTTACCGAATCGGAACAAAGAAAAATTGAAACCGGTCTTGGGCAGATCAAAAAAGAAATCGATTCTGGAAAGTTTGAATTCAAAATCGAAAACGAAGACATTCATATGTCTATCGAATCTCGCCTAACGGAGCTTTTGGGAGATTTAGGAAAAAAACTACATACAGGTAGAAGTCGAAATGATCAGGTCTCCCAGGATGTTCGTTTGTATATCAAGGCGGAAGTGGAATCCATTTTAGTTTTACTTTTGGATTTACTTGGTGCTTGGATCGGAAAAGCAGAAGCCCATACTAAAACCATCATCCCTGGATACACCCACTTACAAATTGCCCAACCCATTCGAGCTTCTCATTATTTTTTATCTCATTTTTGGGCCAATGTTCGGGACTTCGAAGATTTTTTAGGCGCTTACGAAAGAGCGGATGAACTAGTATTAGGTTCTGGTGCTCTTGCAGGTGTCAATTATGCCACTGACCGAGACTTTATGAGAAAAGATTTGTCTCTTTCTCGGATTTCTGAAAATTCAATGGATGCCGTAAGCCAAAGAGATCATATTTTTAAATTTCTTTTTGCAGCTTCTCAATTTATGATCCATGTCTCTCGTTTCTGTGAAGAGATCATTTTATACACTTCCCAAGAGTTTAGTTATTTTAAATTGCCTGACCACTTGACTACTGGTTCTTCCATTATGCCACAAAAGAAAAATCCAGATGTGGCCGAACTCATTCGGGGGAAGGCGGGACGAGTGATCGGAAGTTTGACTCATTTGTTTGTAATGCTAAAAGGTACTCCTTTATCGTATAACAGAGACTTTCAAGAAGACAAACTCCCGTTATTTGATACAGTCAAACAGGTCAAACTGAGTATCGAAGGGGTACGTGATATGGTTATTGGGGTCCAAGTGTTTCCTGAAAATGCTACCCGTAGCCTTCGTTCTGGATTTTCTACAGCAACAGACCTTGCCGACTGGCTTGTCAGTGCCAAAGGAATTCCATTCCGTTCTGCCCATGAAATTGTGGGAGAGTTGGTCAAACACTGCTCGTCCAAAGGGTATGATTTGTTTACGATTCCTAGTGGAGAGAGGGGCCAAATCCATGCGGTACTCACAGATCCTGGGTATGAAGCGGCCATTTCTCTAGAAACTTCTTGTGATAAAAAAGATGTGATGGGAGGAACCTCACTTCTTCGTCAAAAAGAACAAATCAAACGAGCCAAGGCAAAGGTAAACGAATTGACC encodes the following:
- the argH gene encoding argininosuccinate lyase — protein: MKEKKLWGGRFDAPPSSLMIRIGESISFDKELYAHDIEGSISHSRMLKRIGILTESEQRKIETGLGQIKKEIDSGKFEFKIENEDIHMSIESRLTELLGDLGKKLHTGRSRNDQVSQDVRLYIKAEVESILVLLLDLLGAWIGKAEAHTKTIIPGYTHLQIAQPIRASHYFLSHFWANVRDFEDFLGAYERADELVLGSGALAGVNYATDRDFMRKDLSLSRISENSMDAVSQRDHIFKFLFAASQFMIHVSRFCEEIILYTSQEFSYFKLPDHLTTGSSIMPQKKNPDVAELIRGKAGRVIGSLTHLFVMLKGTPLSYNRDFQEDKLPLFDTVKQVKLSIEGVRDMVIGVQVFPENATRSLRSGFSTATDLADWLVSAKGIPFRSAHEIVGELVKHCSSKGYDLFTIPSGERGQIHAVLTDPGYEAAISLETSCDKKDVMGGTSLLRQKEQIKRAKAKVNELTKKLKSIESKGKK
- a CDS encoding heme-binding domain-containing protein, with amino-acid sequence MKRIFFILVGVLLVLQFFPIDRSNPPVKAEIQTSAETKEILKRSCYDCHSNETIWPAYSYIFPASLLISHHVEEGRDELNFSEFGLLTQKKQNKKIYEIWEQVEEGEMPPKDYLLLHPSARLSDKDKEILKQWSDRFSEDSE
- a CDS encoding NfeD family protein; the encoded protein is MDFIFTNSPYVWIFLGLTLLFSEFLLPGTFVMFLGIGAIFTGILARLVPMEFYSQVVVWVVSSLVSILLGGSAVRRFFKSESSVDPFVKDDFLNQIVPVETDILVQRHGGKIRFQGTLWDAVSNDSKITKGNYVRILSRENLTFTVERVDS